A genomic window from Catalinimonas alkaloidigena includes:
- a CDS encoding DMT family transporter, with amino-acid sequence MKPYLFLLLAIAFEIMGTTYLKKSEGFSQWGASVVTVISYLFSFYFLSLTLKVVPIGVAYAIWSGVGIIAITLLGIVFFKQKPDLPAIIGIGLIMLGVVIINLFSKMNSH; translated from the coding sequence ATGAAGCCTTATTTGTTTTTGCTTCTGGCCATTGCGTTTGAAATCATGGGCACGACCTACCTAAAGAAGTCAGAGGGGTTTAGCCAATGGGGTGCCTCCGTCGTTACGGTGATCAGTTACCTGTTTTCATTCTACTTTTTAAGCTTAACCCTGAAAGTGGTCCCGATCGGCGTAGCCTACGCCATTTGGTCAGGCGTCGGGATTATCGCCATTACCCTACTGGGAATCGTCTTTTTCAAACAAAAACCCGACTTACCCGCCATCATCGGCATAGGGTTGATCATGCTGGGTGTCGTCATTATTAATTTATTTTCAAAGATGAATTCTCACTAA
- a CDS encoding N-acetylornithine carbamoyltransferase gives MQHFLSVHDTDNLSSLVAEARQLKSAGVPKIGQDKTLGLIFFNPSLRTRLSTQVAAQKLGMSVVVMNVDKDGWKLETAEGVVMDGDTAEHIKDAAAVMGQYCDVLGVRAFPTLKNRAEDYSDRILHSFVRYAGRPIVSLESAIRHPLQSLADLITIEEHKTVARPKVVLTWAPHPRALPQAVPNSFVEWMKEADVDLVVTHPQGYELSEDFTKGVTIEHDQNRAFAGADFIYAKNWSSYQDYGQILSRDPSWTVTAEKMALTNQAKFMHCLPVRRNVIVTDAVLDSPQSLILPEAENRTWSATVVLKRLLESL, from the coding sequence ATGCAACATTTTCTCTCCGTCCACGACACGGACAACCTTTCTTCTCTGGTCGCCGAAGCCCGCCAGCTCAAATCCGCGGGCGTGCCCAAAATCGGCCAGGACAAAACCCTGGGGCTGATTTTCTTCAACCCCAGCCTCCGCACCCGGCTCAGCACGCAGGTAGCGGCGCAAAAGCTCGGCATGTCGGTGGTCGTGATGAACGTCGACAAAGACGGCTGGAAGCTGGAAACGGCCGAAGGCGTGGTGATGGACGGCGATACGGCCGAACACATCAAAGACGCCGCCGCCGTGATGGGGCAATACTGCGATGTCCTCGGCGTGCGCGCCTTCCCGACCCTGAAAAACCGCGCGGAAGACTACAGCGATCGGATTCTTCATTCGTTCGTGCGCTACGCCGGGCGGCCCATCGTCAGCCTTGAATCGGCCATCCGCCACCCGTTGCAGTCGCTCGCCGACCTGATCACCATTGAGGAGCACAAGACCGTGGCGCGCCCCAAAGTGGTGCTGACCTGGGCCCCACACCCCCGCGCCCTGCCACAGGCCGTGCCCAACTCGTTTGTGGAGTGGATGAAAGAGGCCGATGTCGATCTGGTGGTGACCCATCCCCAGGGCTACGAACTGTCGGAAGATTTCACGAAAGGCGTTACCATCGAACACGACCAGAACCGGGCGTTTGCCGGAGCCGATTTTATCTACGCCAAAAACTGGTCGTCGTACCAGGACTACGGGCAGATCCTGAGCCGCGATCCGTCCTGGACCGTAACGGCCGAAAAAATGGCCCTGACCAACCAGGCGAAGTTCATGCACTGCCTTCCCGTCCGTCGTAACGTGATCGTCACCGACGCCGTGCTGGACAGTCCGCAGTCGCTCATCCTGCCCGAAGCTGAAAACCGCACCTGGTCGGCCACCGTGGTATTGAAGCGGTTGCTGGAATCCCTGTAA
- a CDS encoding TCR/Tet family MFS transporter: MSSPSHQAEPRKAALGFIFVTLLIDVIGLGIIAPVLPTLITELIHDDLSQAATYGGWLLFAYAFMQFLCAPVVGGLSDRYGRRPVLLASLFGFGVDYLFLAFAPTIGWLFIGRIVAGVMGASFTTASAYIADVSPPEKRAQNFGMIGAAFGVGFVIGPVLGGVLGQYGSRIPFLAAAGLTFLNFLYGYFILPESLTAENRRAFRWKRANPIGSLQQARRYPVLMGLLASLVLIYLAAHAPQSTWSYFTMERFGWSEAQVGFSLGALGLLVGVVQGFLTRFTIPKLGMKRSIFVGFAFYMLGFLLFSFATQGWQMYIFLVPYALGGISGPALQGLLSTQVPANEQGELQGALTSLISVTSILGPPLMTNLFAYFTGDQAPFYFPGAPFLMGAVLIVLSIVLAVAPLRRLQEPAKQEQAA, from the coding sequence ATGTCTTCTCCTTCCCATCAGGCCGAGCCACGTAAAGCTGCCCTCGGTTTCATCTTCGTGACGTTGCTGATCGACGTGATCGGGCTGGGCATCATCGCGCCGGTGCTGCCGACCTTGATTACCGAACTGATTCACGATGACCTGAGTCAGGCCGCGACCTACGGGGGGTGGCTCCTGTTCGCCTACGCCTTCATGCAGTTTCTCTGCGCCCCGGTGGTGGGTGGGCTGAGCGACCGCTACGGACGGCGGCCCGTGCTGCTGGCTTCGCTGTTCGGCTTCGGTGTCGACTACCTGTTTCTGGCCTTTGCCCCGACCATCGGCTGGCTGTTCATCGGGCGCATCGTGGCGGGCGTGATGGGCGCAAGTTTCACCACGGCCTCGGCGTACATCGCCGACGTGAGTCCACCGGAAAAGCGGGCGCAGAACTTCGGGATGATCGGCGCGGCCTTCGGCGTGGGGTTTGTCATCGGGCCGGTGCTGGGCGGTGTGCTCGGCCAGTACGGCTCGCGCATTCCGTTTCTGGCGGCGGCGGGGCTGACGTTCCTCAACTTCCTCTACGGCTATTTCATCCTCCCCGAATCGCTGACGGCAGAAAACCGGCGGGCGTTCCGTTGGAAACGGGCCAACCCGATCGGCTCGCTGCAACAGGCGCGGCGCTATCCGGTGCTGATGGGCCTGCTGGCGTCGCTGGTGTTGATCTACCTGGCGGCCCACGCCCCGCAAAGCACGTGGTCGTATTTCACGATGGAGCGGTTCGGCTGGAGCGAAGCGCAGGTCGGTTTTTCGCTGGGAGCACTGGGGCTGCTGGTCGGGGTGGTGCAGGGCTTTCTGACCCGCTTTACCATCCCGAAGCTGGGCATGAAACGCTCCATCTTTGTGGGTTTTGCATTTTACATGCTGGGTTTCCTCCTGTTCTCCTTCGCCACGCAGGGCTGGCAGATGTACATTTTCCTGGTGCCGTACGCGCTGGGCGGCATTTCCGGTCCGGCGTTGCAGGGGCTGTTATCCACGCAGGTGCCCGCCAACGAACAGGGCGAATTGCAAGGGGCACTCACCAGCCTGATCAGCGTCACGAGCATCCTCGGCCCACCGCTCATGACCAACCTGTTTGCCTATTTCACGGGCGATCAGGCCCCGTTTTATTTTCCAGGCGCGCCTTTTCTGATGGGTGCCGTGCTGATCGTGCTGAGCATTGTGCTGGCCGTTGCCCCCCTACGGCGCTTGCAGGAACCAGCGAAACAAGAACAGGCCGCCTAG
- a CDS encoding aspartate aminotransferase family protein, producing MKTFDVYPLYNIEPVRAEGCYLWDAQGTRYLDLYGGHAVISIGHCHPHYAEKVSQQVHTIGFYSNSVQNGLQEALAEKLGRLSGYDDYALFLCNSGAEANENALKLASFHTGRKRIVALKKAFHGRTSAAVAATDNPKIVAPVNAGHEVTFIPFNDVDALETELRKGDVCALIVEGIQGVGGVHIPTPAFWQRAAELCKETGTVLIADEIQSGYGRSGKFFAHQYADIQPDLITVAKGMGNGFPIGGVLVAPHLKPVHGMLGTTFGGNHLACAAGLAVLDVLEDEGLVAKAAELGAYWMDQLRGLDGVKEVRGQGLMIGLEFDFPVAALRKSLLFDYQLFTGASGTNIIRLLPPLNLTQEQADLFTEKLEQVLSQVAAS from the coding sequence ATGAAAACCTTCGACGTATATCCCCTTTACAACATTGAGCCCGTGCGGGCAGAGGGCTGTTACCTCTGGGATGCCCAGGGCACCCGGTACCTCGACCTCTACGGCGGCCATGCCGTGATTTCCATCGGCCACTGCCATCCGCATTATGCAGAAAAAGTCAGCCAGCAGGTCCACACCATCGGCTTTTATTCCAACTCCGTGCAGAACGGGTTGCAGGAAGCCCTGGCCGAGAAACTGGGCCGCCTGTCGGGCTACGATGACTACGCGCTGTTTCTGTGCAACTCCGGCGCGGAAGCCAACGAGAACGCCCTGAAGCTGGCGTCGTTCCATACCGGTCGTAAGCGGATTGTGGCGCTGAAGAAGGCCTTCCACGGACGGACCTCCGCAGCGGTGGCGGCGACGGACAATCCCAAGATCGTCGCGCCAGTCAATGCCGGGCACGAGGTGACCTTCATTCCCTTCAACGATGTGGATGCGCTGGAAACCGAACTGCGGAAAGGCGACGTCTGTGCGCTGATCGTGGAGGGCATCCAGGGCGTCGGCGGCGTCCACATCCCGACCCCGGCATTCTGGCAACGCGCGGCGGAACTTTGTAAAGAGACGGGGACGGTCCTGATTGCGGACGAAATTCAGTCGGGCTACGGACGGAGTGGGAAGTTCTTCGCGCATCAGTACGCCGACATACAGCCGGATCTGATCACCGTCGCGAAAGGCATGGGCAACGGCTTCCCGATCGGGGGCGTGCTCGTGGCGCCGCACCTGAAGCCCGTGCACGGCATGCTGGGTACGACGTTCGGTGGGAACCACCTCGCCTGCGCGGCGGGGCTGGCCGTGCTCGATGTGCTGGAAGACGAAGGCCTGGTCGCCAAGGCGGCGGAACTGGGCGCGTACTGGATGGACCAACTGCGCGGCCTGGACGGTGTGAAGGAAGTACGCGGCCAAGGCCTGATGATCGGGCTGGAGTTCGACTTCCCCGTGGCGGCGCTGCGCAAAAGCCTCCTGTTCGACTACCAACTGTTCACGGGCGCGTCGGGCACGAACATCATCCGTCTGCTGCCGCCGCTGAACCTGACGCAGGAACAGGCCGATCTGTTCACCGAAAAACTGGAACAGGTGCTGTCCCAGGTGGCCGCTTCCTGA
- a CDS encoding DJ-1/PfpI family protein: MRVAFILFPDITLLDFVGVYDPLTRLRSNGFLPDFAWETCAYTTPIQDGFGLTLVPQRVQPDLHLYDAVIVPGGYGTRPLVHDEGFVHWLRTAATVPLKISVCTGSLLLGAAGLLRNRRATCNPHEYQTLAPFCREVVEERIVEDGDVITAGAVAASLDLGLFLCERWAGREAAQKIKQQMSYSGRE; the protein is encoded by the coding sequence ATGCGCGTCGCGTTCATCCTCTTCCCGGACATTACCCTCCTCGACTTCGTGGGCGTGTACGATCCGCTCACGCGGTTGAGGAGCAACGGCTTTCTGCCCGATTTCGCGTGGGAGACGTGCGCCTACACCACGCCAATTCAGGATGGGTTCGGGCTGACCCTCGTGCCGCAGCGGGTACAACCCGACCTGCACTTGTACGACGCGGTGATTGTGCCGGGCGGGTACGGAACCCGGCCGCTCGTGCACGACGAAGGGTTTGTGCACTGGCTACGCACGGCCGCGACGGTGCCGCTCAAAATTTCTGTCTGCACGGGCAGTCTGCTGCTCGGAGCCGCCGGTTTGCTGCGCAACCGCCGCGCCACCTGCAATCCCCACGAGTATCAGACGCTGGCTCCGTTTTGCCGGGAAGTCGTTGAGGAACGCATCGTCGAAGACGGCGACGTGATCACCGCCGGGGCCGTGGCCGCCTCGCTCGACCTGGGCCTTTTCCTCTGTGAACGCTGGGCCGGACGCGAGGCCGCGCAGAAAATCAAACAGCAAATGTCCTATTCCGGCCGGGAATGA
- a CDS encoding four helix bundle protein, producing the protein MVLIEKAIMQDFRKLMVWQKAHQLVLEVYRVSNRFPKEEVYGLTNQLRRASVSIPANIAEGCGKYSDKDIANYFQISLGSLHETEYYFLLCKELGYLTPEEHASLQAVLQAIKAMLIRLIQKVRQAS; encoded by the coding sequence ATGGTACTCATCGAAAAAGCTATTATGCAGGACTTTCGGAAACTAATGGTTTGGCAGAAAGCGCATCAGTTGGTGCTGGAGGTCTACCGGGTCAGCAACAGGTTTCCCAAAGAGGAAGTCTACGGCCTTACCAATCAACTTCGTCGCGCGTCGGTTTCGATTCCGGCTAATATTGCAGAAGGCTGTGGTAAATACTCAGACAAAGACATTGCTAACTACTTTCAGATATCACTCGGTTCGCTCCATGAAACAGAGTATTATTTCCTTTTATGCAAAGAGCTTGGGTATCTCACACCAGAAGAACATGCTTCTTTGCAAGCTGTCCTTCAAGCAATCAAGGCGATGCTGATTCGGCTCATTCAGAAAGTGCGTCAGGCATCTTAA
- the argB gene encoding acetylglutamate kinase, with protein sequence MEPLLLAKVGGKVVEEPDALQELIAHFAAIPGKKVLVHGGGRTATDVAGRLGLESRMVQGRRITDADTLDVITMVYGGLISRKVVAQLQAAGVNAVGLTGADLNLIRARKRPVGEIDWGFVGDVESVNGDGLHALLETGAVPVFAAITHDGHGQLFNTNADTIAAELAAALSAYYDVTLAYCFEHPGVMRDLNDPNSLVAELTSARYRTLKDDGTIKEGMLPKLDNGFRALAKGAQHVVVCKSDQLQFQQPQGTWLTEA encoded by the coding sequence TTGGAACCTCTTCTTCTTGCCAAAGTCGGTGGAAAAGTCGTGGAAGAGCCGGACGCTCTTCAGGAACTCATCGCCCACTTTGCCGCCATTCCCGGGAAAAAAGTCCTCGTCCACGGCGGGGGACGCACCGCAACCGACGTGGCGGGTCGCCTCGGCCTGGAAAGCCGCATGGTGCAGGGTCGCCGCATCACCGATGCCGACACGCTCGACGTCATCACGATGGTCTACGGCGGGCTGATCAGCCGTAAAGTCGTGGCACAGTTGCAGGCGGCGGGTGTCAACGCCGTCGGATTGACCGGAGCCGACCTGAACCTGATCCGCGCCCGGAAACGGCCCGTCGGTGAGATCGACTGGGGCTTTGTCGGCGACGTGGAAAGTGTAAATGGCGACGGCCTGCACGCGCTGCTCGAGACCGGAGCGGTCCCGGTCTTCGCGGCCATCACGCACGACGGCCACGGGCAACTGTTCAACACCAACGCCGACACCATCGCCGCCGAACTGGCCGCCGCCTTGTCCGCGTACTACGACGTGACGCTGGCCTACTGCTTCGAACACCCCGGCGTGATGCGCGATTTAAACGATCCGAATTCCCTGGTCGCGGAGCTGACGTCTGCCCGGTATCGTACGCTCAAAGACGACGGCACCATCAAAGAAGGCATGCTTCCCAAGCTGGACAACGGCTTCCGGGCTTTGGCGAAAGGCGCACAGCACGTCGTCGTTTGCAAATCGGACCAGTTGCAATTCCAGCAACCACAGGGGACGTGGCTGACGGAGGCATAG
- a CDS encoding alpha-amylase family glycosyl hydrolase, giving the protein MLPPRLLRFACWAVLLLWSAGSLRAQVTSDPAFPTADAPVTILYDATQGTSGLVGATKVYMHAGAGTQENGAGAGYDFQPEGQAWGQDNGVGLMTQDAENPNLWRITITPRTYFGVPDSTRIWKLGLVFRNADGSKEGKDPNNQNIYLTIYDTELSVQFESPTAELVLPEAGSTLPISVVSSESAQLTLYQNETQLAQTTGTALTYELSVGASGEGWIKVVGQTATATQADSFRYVVRAATVVAPLPEGVVDGINYRSTTSVVLSLYAPEKSFAYLLSDLSDWQISIDYALNQTPGGDHFWIQLDDLTPGQEYGFQYFVDGAVRVGDPYAEKILDEANDPFIPAETYPNLKPYPTGQTTGTVAVFQTDAPAYAWQTTDFVRPEADDLVIYELLVRDFVDAHDYRTIIDSLSYLKTLGINALELMPVQEFAGNLSWGYNPIYYFAPDKYYGAKNDLKALIDSAHAQGMAVILDLVLNHADYENPFVKLYWDGTRPAANNPWLNPEATHPFSVFFDFNHESVATQAFVDRVNAFWLEEYHVDGFRYDLSKGFTQRQTSDVDAWSQYDASRVAILERMYDQLRTVDASAYVILEHFGSPQEEQELGAYGMMLWNKMTDPYNQNTMGYVENASLAGASYLTHGWTDPDGVTFMESHDEERLMFKNLAYGNASGDYNVKDLPTALDRVKAAAVFFFPIPGPKMVWQFGELGYEYSINACEDGSINNGCRTNPKPIRWDYLQEPERYELYQTFAALIDLKTHYSVFSTDDFTLVEDGLKKRLHLSDSTMHVTIVGNFDVTTAELSPAFQQTGTWYDFFAADSITVTDTAAALTLRPGEFKLYTSEKLPAPPAGLAPYGPVTATPGSLAQGAPLRLYPNPSAGQLTVEAAQALTHLTVRDVLGRVVQEQDVTGSQVSLQVGSLPSGLYIVEATTRQGKHIARFVKQ; this is encoded by the coding sequence ATGCTTCCACCACGCCTCCTTCGTTTTGCCTGCTGGGCCGTGCTGCTGTTGTGGTCGGCCGGATCGCTCCGCGCACAGGTCACCTCCGATCCAGCCTTTCCGACGGCCGATGCGCCGGTCACAATCCTTTACGACGCAACGCAGGGCACTAGCGGTCTGGTCGGAGCCACTAAAGTCTACATGCATGCCGGGGCCGGAACGCAGGAAAACGGCGCCGGGGCCGGGTACGATTTCCAGCCCGAGGGACAGGCCTGGGGACAGGACAACGGGGTGGGGCTGATGACGCAGGACGCGGAAAACCCCAACCTGTGGCGTATTACGATTACGCCGCGTACGTATTTCGGGGTGCCGGACAGCACGCGCATCTGGAAACTGGGGCTGGTGTTCCGCAATGCCGACGGCTCGAAAGAAGGCAAAGATCCCAACAACCAGAACATCTACCTGACGATCTACGACACGGAACTGTCGGTGCAGTTCGAGAGCCCCACCGCCGAGCTGGTGCTGCCGGAAGCGGGCAGTACGTTGCCCATTTCGGTGGTGAGTTCGGAATCGGCGCAACTGACGCTGTACCAGAACGAAACGCAACTGGCGCAAACCACCGGCACCGCGCTCACCTACGAGCTATCGGTGGGTGCATCGGGCGAAGGCTGGATCAAAGTCGTGGGCCAGACCGCGACCGCCACGCAGGCCGATTCGTTTCGGTACGTGGTGCGGGCGGCGACCGTGGTGGCTCCCCTCCCCGAAGGCGTGGTCGACGGCATCAACTACCGAAGCACTACGTCAGTGGTGCTGTCGCTGTACGCCCCGGAAAAATCGTTTGCGTACCTGCTCAGCGACCTCTCCGACTGGCAGATTTCCATTGACTATGCACTGAACCAGACGCCCGGCGGTGACCACTTCTGGATTCAACTGGACGACCTCACACCGGGGCAGGAATACGGCTTTCAGTATTTTGTGGACGGTGCCGTGCGGGTGGGCGACCCCTACGCCGAAAAGATTCTGGACGAGGCCAACGATCCCTTCATTCCGGCCGAAACCTACCCGAACCTGAAGCCTTACCCGACGGGCCAGACGACCGGCACGGTGGCGGTGTTTCAGACCGATGCCCCCGCTTACGCCTGGCAAACGACGGACTTCGTGCGGCCGGAAGCAGACGATCTGGTGATTTATGAATTGCTGGTGCGCGATTTTGTGGATGCCCACGATTACCGGACGATCATCGATTCGCTCTCGTACCTGAAAACCCTGGGCATCAACGCCCTAGAACTGATGCCCGTGCAGGAATTCGCAGGGAACCTGAGCTGGGGCTACAACCCGATCTATTACTTCGCGCCGGACAAATACTACGGCGCCAAAAACGACCTCAAGGCGCTGATCGACTCCGCCCACGCGCAGGGCATGGCGGTGATTCTGGACCTGGTCCTGAACCACGCCGACTACGAAAACCCGTTCGTGAAGCTTTACTGGGACGGCACGAGGCCCGCCGCCAATAATCCGTGGCTCAACCCGGAAGCGACCCACCCCTTCTCCGTCTTTTTCGACTTCAACCACGAAAGCGTGGCGACGCAGGCGTTCGTCGACCGCGTCAATGCGTTCTGGCTGGAAGAGTACCACGTAGACGGCTTCCGGTATGACCTGAGTAAAGGCTTTACGCAACGGCAAACTTCGGATGTGGACGCCTGGAGTCAGTACGATGCCTCGCGCGTGGCGATTCTGGAGCGGATGTACGACCAGCTCCGGACGGTCGATGCGAGCGCCTACGTCATCCTGGAACACTTCGGTTCGCCACAGGAGGAACAGGAATTGGGTGCCTACGGCATGATGCTGTGGAACAAGATGACCGATCCGTACAACCAGAATACGATGGGCTACGTCGAAAACGCGAGCTTGGCGGGCGCGTCGTACCTGACTCACGGCTGGACCGACCCCGATGGCGTCACGTTCATGGAAAGCCACGACGAAGAGCGGCTGATGTTCAAAAATTTGGCGTACGGCAACGCCAGCGGCGACTACAACGTGAAAGACCTTCCCACCGCCCTCGACCGCGTCAAAGCGGCGGCGGTCTTTTTCTTCCCGATTCCCGGCCCGAAAATGGTGTGGCAGTTCGGTGAACTCGGCTACGAGTATTCGATCAATGCTTGTGAGGACGGTTCGATCAACAACGGATGCCGCACCAATCCGAAACCCATCCGGTGGGATTACCTGCAGGAGCCGGAGCGCTACGAGCTGTACCAGACCTTCGCGGCGCTGATCGATCTGAAAACCCACTATTCCGTCTTTTCTACGGACGATTTCACCTTGGTGGAAGACGGCCTCAAGAAACGCCTCCACCTGAGCGATTCGACAATGCACGTCACCATCGTGGGCAACTTCGACGTGACGACGGCTGAACTCAGCCCGGCTTTTCAGCAAACCGGCACGTGGTACGATTTCTTCGCGGCCGACAGCATCACGGTTACCGACACGGCCGCCGCGCTCACCCTCCGCCCCGGCGAGTTCAAACTCTACACGTCCGAAAAACTGCCGGCGCCGCCCGCCGGTCTCGCGCCTTATGGCCCCGTGACCGCCACCCCGGGCTCCCTTGCACAGGGTGCTCCGCTCCGCCTCTACCCGAATCCCAGCGCCGGACAACTCACCGTGGAGGCCGCACAGGCCCTGACGCACCTCACGGTTCGCGACGTGCTGGGACGGGTCGTGCAGGAACAGGACGTCACCGGTTCGCAGGTTTCGCTCCAGGTCGGTTCCCTGCCGTCCGGCCTCTACATTGTGGAAGCGACGACCCGTCAGGGAAAGCACATCGCACGCTTTGTAAAACAGTAA